A DNA window from Halomicrobium mukohataei DSM 12286 contains the following coding sequences:
- a CDS encoding MBL fold metallo-hydrolase: MTVHFEDITLDWLGYATLRVESDDTTIYFDPGRYGVLTGEWEPHVEGINHPPTQDYDARDGDVVLVTHIHHYDPDGIRRVASDDATIVLFEGIDVHATDRDLDRPADLDFEVVEVGMEDELVAADCPIWTVPAYNEEDGPNVDDDGTPIHPRGIGCGFLVEIGGERVFWPGDSDVLPGHEELDVDVFVPSIAKHYTMDRHTAADLAAEMRPDCVVPIHYNTFESLEGDDEAFAVDVAGRGVPVALDH; this comes from the coding sequence ATGACCGTCCACTTCGAGGACATCACGCTGGACTGGCTTGGTTACGCGACCCTCCGGGTCGAGAGCGACGACACGACGATCTACTTCGACCCGGGACGGTACGGCGTCCTCACGGGCGAGTGGGAACCCCACGTCGAGGGGATCAACCACCCGCCGACGCAGGACTACGACGCGCGGGACGGCGACGTCGTGCTTGTCACACACATCCACCACTACGACCCCGACGGCATCCGCCGGGTAGCGAGCGACGACGCCACGATCGTCCTCTTCGAGGGGATCGACGTCCACGCGACCGACCGCGACCTCGACCGGCCGGCCGATCTCGACTTCGAGGTCGTCGAGGTGGGCATGGAAGACGAACTCGTCGCCGCCGACTGCCCGATCTGGACCGTGCCGGCCTACAACGAGGAAGACGGCCCGAACGTCGACGACGACGGCACGCCGATCCACCCCAGGGGGATCGGCTGTGGCTTCCTGGTCGAGATCGGCGGTGAGCGGGTCTTCTGGCCCGGCGACTCCGACGTGTTGCCCGGCCACGAGGAACTCGACGTGGACGTGTTCGTCCCGTCGATCGCGAAGCACTACACGATGGATCGCCACACGGCCGCCGACCTCGCGGCGGAGATGCGACCGGACTGCGTGGTGCCGATCCACTACAACACCTTCGAGTCCCTGGAGGGCGACGACGAGGCCTTCGCAGTCGACGTTGCGGGCCGTGGCGTGCCGGTCGCACTGGATCATTGA
- a CDS encoding DNA topoisomerase IV subunit A has translation MSTDSNLNEAEAREQLLDLAADFYDQFAEGDVPTMQIPTRTKSNIEYDEDKDVWVYGDRSSTRSAKTVSGAQKLLKATYTIDFLAQQLEEDRSSTLRELYYLSESWDLDEAQFNTQDESNNLIEDLEIVSEVKREDFHMRPEESGAKVMGPLLLREQTRRGDREIHCQDDVGQGGYQIPNNPDTIEFLDNDADFVLCVETGGMRDRLVENGFDDEYDSIVVHLGGQPARATRRLTKRLHDELDLPVVVFTDGDPWSYRIYGSVAYGSIKSAHLSEYLATPEAQFIGIRPEDIVEYDLPTDPLSDSDINALESELEDPRFQTEFWEEQIELQLDIGKKSEQQALASRGLDFVTDTYLPERLTEMGVL, from the coding sequence ATGAGTACTGACAGCAACCTCAACGAGGCAGAAGCCCGCGAACAGCTACTCGACCTCGCGGCGGACTTTTACGACCAGTTCGCCGAAGGCGACGTGCCGACGATGCAGATCCCCACCCGGACGAAGTCCAACATCGAGTACGACGAGGACAAGGACGTGTGGGTGTACGGCGACCGCTCCTCGACGCGGTCGGCAAAGACCGTCTCGGGTGCCCAGAAGCTCCTGAAGGCGACCTACACCATCGACTTCCTCGCACAGCAACTCGAAGAGGACCGCTCGTCGACCCTGCGTGAACTGTACTATCTCTCCGAGTCGTGGGACCTCGACGAGGCCCAGTTCAACACCCAGGACGAGTCGAACAACCTCATCGAGGACTTGGAGATCGTCTCGGAGGTCAAACGCGAGGACTTCCACATGCGCCCAGAGGAGTCGGGCGCGAAGGTGATGGGACCGCTGCTGTTGCGCGAGCAGACCAGGCGGGGCGACCGCGAGATCCACTGCCAGGACGACGTGGGCCAGGGCGGCTACCAGATCCCCAACAACCCAGACACCATCGAGTTCCTCGACAACGACGCCGACTTCGTCCTCTGTGTCGAGACCGGCGGGATGCGTGATCGGCTCGTCGAGAACGGCTTCGACGACGAGTACGACTCGATCGTCGTCCACCTGGGCGGCCAGCCCGCCCGCGCGACCCGGCGACTGACCAAGCGACTTCACGACGAACTCGACCTGCCAGTCGTGGTCTTCACTGACGGCGACCCGTGGTCGTACCGCATCTACGGCTCTGTCGCCTACGGCTCGATCAAGTCGGCCCACCTCTCTGAGTACCTCGCGACGCCGGAAGCCCAGTTCATCGGTATTCGACCGGAGGACATCGTCGAGTACGACCTGCCGACCGATCCGCTCTCGGACTCCGACATCAACGCCCTCGAATCGGAACTGGAGGACCCACGCTTCCAGACGGAGTTCTGGGAGGAACAGATCGAGCTCCAGCTCGACATCGGGAAGAAGTCCGAACAGCAGGCACTGGCCTCGCGGGGTCTCGACTTCGTGACCGACACGTATCTTCCTGAACGGCTGACCGAGATGGGCGTGCTGTAG
- a CDS encoding type 1 glutamine amidotransferase domain-containing protein, which produces MTTALFIVSEEGYWGEECIEPLTTLTEAGVEVTVATPTGNPPVIDERSIDPEEVGEETAERVTSVAESDDRLNDPIALADADAQEYDAVVFPGGHGAEWDVTQDVHARDALRTAVEGEEGTALVVCHAVGILAFTRDADGEFLVDGRSVTGFPNAWEEGIVDEQDLLPDGRKLPYWVEDEVVAAGGVWDAELDADTSVTVDGDLVTARGPPSSHAAAVTLLDEIGIEA; this is translated from the coding sequence ATGACTACCGCACTGTTCATCGTCAGCGAAGAGGGCTACTGGGGCGAGGAGTGTATCGAGCCGCTCACGACGCTCACCGAGGCGGGCGTCGAGGTCACGGTCGCGACGCCGACGGGGAACCCACCCGTGATCGACGAGCGATCGATCGACCCCGAGGAGGTCGGCGAGGAGACCGCCGAACGCGTCACGAGCGTGGCAGAGAGCGACGACCGCCTCAACGATCCGATCGCGCTGGCCGACGCCGACGCCCAAGAGTACGACGCCGTCGTCTTCCCCGGCGGCCACGGTGCCGAGTGGGACGTGACTCAGGACGTACACGCCCGTGACGCGCTCCGTACCGCCGTCGAGGGCGAGGAGGGGACGGCGCTGGTCGTCTGTCACGCTGTCGGCATCCTCGCGTTCACCCGCGACGCCGACGGCGAGTTCCTCGTCGACGGCCGATCAGTCACCGGCTTCCCCAACGCCTGGGAGGAGGGGATCGTCGACGAGCAGGACCTGCTGCCCGACGGCCGCAAGCTCCCGTACTGGGTCGAGGACGAAGTAGTGGCCGCTGGTGGCGTCTGGGACGCCGAACTCGACGCCGACACGTCGGTGACCGTCGACGGCGATCTCGTCACCGCACGAGGGCCGCCCTCCTCACACGCCGCGGCGGTGACGCTACTGGACGAGATCGGGATCGAAGCGTAA
- a CDS encoding type II secretion system F family protein, with protein sequence MQLNPLGTLPVFAVIAILCVVALAMLDETFDTSLTRFGRRLFGRYIPESEERERLLKSAFVVYTYRTYAARTLLYTALAALGGAITGVYLFGGLLLAIPGIVDLMMGLPRTMVNALGIRGFELVLTPREILWILIGGGVITGVTAAGLTYWLRWEMPRSRAAVRQRAIDEGQGRTLAFLYALSRGGVSFPAALRTLSDNREIYGASAEEVSVAVRQMDLFGQDMITAVRGMAGRTPSEDFQTFAENLASVLQSGRSLSTFLREQYERTKDESERRQEEILEHLATVAEAYVTVLVAAVLFFITILLVFGLTLADTLVFIQMVGYLMIPLANAGFVLYLGQRLAILGIGNNKTTTLLDRRATTTFAKPTDSGGSTATDGGYADSIERRQLAVYDRIATVKRLVTSPVQTFLWNPSRVLYVTVPIAVLAVALRAPAAFETGTVNLRVLDDVLIQSLLFVLATFAIARELYTRRIRRIEASTPELLERLASLNEAGMTVVESLERVRGTDVGALSEEVDRIWADVTMGANVEDALTRFGRRIRTTSMSRVVTLLINAMRSSGKMGPILRIAADQARSDYRLRRQRRQEMLTYLVVIYISFLVFLVIIASVQEVLVPALPSSVPTPENTGRLGVNVDQFARLGQVDKAAYTLVFFHTALIQALCTGFVGGQLGEGSLRDGAKHAAIMLGVAYVVFLLLSSPVASLTVDSPAAGQERITVDSASLSGGGYVVVYEGEAGGEVVGQSAYLVAGTHEDVTIELDSPVERRDSLVVVAHLDTDDDRVLNYGGFERDRPYPAPGQGEFVAVSVTVE encoded by the coding sequence ATGCAACTCAATCCACTGGGGACGCTCCCCGTCTTCGCGGTCATCGCGATCCTGTGCGTGGTCGCGCTCGCGATGCTCGACGAGACGTTCGACACGTCGCTGACGCGGTTCGGCCGACGGCTGTTCGGCCGGTACATCCCGGAGTCTGAGGAGCGAGAGCGCCTCCTGAAGTCGGCGTTCGTGGTGTACACCTATCGGACCTACGCCGCCCGGACGCTGCTGTACACGGCGCTGGCGGCCCTGGGCGGTGCGATCACTGGCGTCTACCTGTTCGGCGGACTGTTGCTGGCGATTCCGGGCATCGTCGATCTCATGATGGGGTTGCCCCGGACGATGGTCAACGCGCTGGGGATCCGCGGGTTCGAACTCGTGTTGACCCCGCGGGAGATCCTGTGGATCCTGATCGGCGGGGGCGTGATTACCGGCGTGACGGCCGCGGGGCTGACCTACTGGCTGCGCTGGGAGATGCCCCGAAGCAGAGCCGCGGTCCGCCAGCGAGCGATCGACGAGGGACAGGGGCGGACCCTCGCGTTCCTCTATGCGCTCTCGCGGGGCGGCGTCTCGTTTCCCGCGGCGTTGCGGACGCTCTCGGACAACCGCGAGATCTACGGGGCCAGCGCGGAGGAGGTCTCGGTCGCGGTCAGGCAGATGGACCTGTTCGGCCAGGACATGATCACCGCCGTCAGAGGGATGGCCGGTCGGACGCCAAGCGAGGACTTCCAGACGTTCGCCGAGAACCTCGCGAGCGTGCTTCAGAGCGGGCGCAGCCTCTCGACGTTCCTCAGAGAGCAGTACGAGCGGACGAAAGACGAGAGCGAGCGCCGCCAGGAAGAGATCCTCGAACACCTCGCGACGGTCGCGGAGGCGTACGTGACGGTGCTGGTCGCCGCCGTGCTCTTTTTCATCACGATCTTGCTCGTGTTCGGCCTGACCCTGGCCGACACGCTCGTGTTCATCCAGATGGTCGGCTACCTGATGATCCCGCTGGCCAACGCCGGGTTCGTGCTGTACCTCGGCCAGCGGCTGGCGATCCTCGGCATCGGAAACAACAAGACGACCACGTTACTCGATCGACGAGCGACGACGACGTTCGCCAAGCCGACCGACTCGGGCGGGTCGACGGCGACTGACGGCGGCTACGCCGACTCCATCGAGCGACGCCAGCTGGCCGTCTACGACCGGATCGCGACGGTCAAGCGCCTCGTCACCTCGCCGGTCCAGACGTTCCTCTGGAACCCGTCTCGGGTGCTCTACGTCACGGTGCCGATCGCCGTCCTCGCGGTCGCGCTCCGGGCACCGGCGGCCTTCGAGACGGGGACGGTCAACCTCCGGGTCCTCGACGACGTCCTGATCCAGTCGCTCCTGTTCGTGCTGGCGACGTTCGCGATCGCCCGGGAGCTGTACACCCGTCGGATCCGCCGGATCGAGGCTTCTACGCCGGAGTTGCTCGAACGCCTGGCCAGCCTCAACGAGGCCGGCATGACGGTCGTCGAGAGCCTGGAGCGGGTCCGCGGGACCGACGTTGGCGCACTCAGCGAGGAGGTCGATCGGATCTGGGCGGACGTGACGATGGGTGCCAACGTCGAGGACGCCCTGACGAGGTTCGGCCGCCGGATCAGGACGACCTCGATGTCTCGAGTGGTCACGCTGCTGATCAACGCCATGCGATCGAGCGGCAAGATGGGGCCGATCCTGCGGATCGCCGCCGATCAGGCCCGCTCCGACTACCGGCTGCGCCGCCAGCGCCGCCAGGAGATGCTCACCTACCTCGTCGTCATCTACATCTCCTTTCTCGTCTTCCTGGTCATCATCGCGTCGGTCCAGGAGGTGCTCGTGCCGGCGTTGCCCTCCAGCGTCCCGACCCCCGAGAACACGGGGCGATTGGGCGTCAACGTCGATCAGTTCGCGCGACTGGGCCAGGTCGACAAGGCAGCGTACACGCTCGTGTTCTTCCACACGGCGCTGATCCAGGCGCTGTGTACCGGCTTCGTCGGCGGGCAACTCGGCGAGGGGTCGCTCAGAGACGGCGCAAAACACGCCGCGATCATGCTGGGCGTGGCCTACGTCGTGTTCCTCTTGCTGTCCTCGCCGGTGGCCTCGCTGACCGTCGACAGTCCCGCCGCCGGACAGGAGCGCATCACGGTCGATTCCGCCTCGCTGTCCGGCGGCGGCTACGTCGTCGTCTACGAGGGCGAAGCCGGCGGCGAGGTCGTCGGCCAGTCGGCGTATCTCGTCGCCGGCACCCACGAGGACGTGACGATCGAACTCGACAGCCCGGTCGAGCGGCGGGACTCGCTGGTCGTCGTGGCGCATCTCGACACCGACGACGATCGGGTGCTGAACTACGGCGGCTTCGAGCGAGACCGGCCCTACCCCGCGCCGGGGCAAGGCGAGTTCGTCGCCGTATCGGTCACAGTCGAGTAG
- the ligA gene encoding ATP-dependent DNA ligase LigA, translating into MEFAEFAATAAEIEGESADIATTELVAGLLADADEDLPILTRLVQGRVFPAYEATKLDIGPKLCYEALARAAGRNVAVDDIEARVADVGEIGAVATELDLGGQQGLAAFGAGSQSPLTVAEVADELAAIASASGSGSHDTKVETLFGLFNRASDAEARYLARIVLSEMRIGVGEGTVRDAIAAAFDAPVDAVESALQVTNDYGNVARVARDEGADGLSDLELTIGRPVKAMLAQAGTVTEALEDWETAAVEWKYDGARVQVHDDGETVRLFSRNMEDVTDPLPEVVSAVEDAVDGPAILDGEVVAVDGDGDPLPFQEVLRRFRRKHDVARASETVGVRLHAFDCLHADGRDLLDAPLVDRRDALDAVLGDTDAVRSTFWLADDTERIEDIADEALAAGHEGIMLKDPDSTYSPGKRGKHWRKRKPDVETLDLVVTGAQWGEGRRATYLGTFELSARTDDGYAPVGNVATGITDEQLATLTELLEPHVTRETGQRVEIEPAVVFEVGYEEIQRSSTYESGYALRFPRFVEIRSDKAVADGDTLERVERLAARQG; encoded by the coding sequence ATGGAGTTCGCCGAGTTCGCCGCGACGGCGGCCGAGATCGAGGGCGAGAGCGCCGACATCGCGACGACCGAGCTGGTGGCCGGGCTGCTCGCAGACGCCGACGAGGACCTCCCGATCCTCACGCGGCTCGTGCAGGGACGGGTGTTCCCGGCCTACGAGGCGACGAAGCTCGACATCGGCCCGAAGCTGTGTTACGAGGCCCTGGCGCGGGCGGCGGGCCGAAACGTCGCCGTCGACGACATCGAGGCCCGCGTCGCGGACGTGGGTGAGATCGGTGCCGTCGCGACCGAGCTCGACCTGGGCGGCCAGCAGGGACTTGCCGCCTTCGGCGCTGGCTCGCAGTCGCCCCTGACCGTCGCCGAAGTGGCGGACGAACTCGCGGCCATCGCGTCGGCCAGCGGTTCGGGGAGCCACGACACGAAAGTCGAGACGCTGTTTGGCCTGTTCAACCGCGCCAGCGACGCGGAGGCCCGCTACCTCGCCCGGATCGTCCTCTCGGAGATGCGGATCGGCGTCGGCGAGGGGACGGTGCGCGACGCCATCGCGGCGGCCTTCGACGCGCCGGTCGACGCCGTCGAGAGCGCGCTACAGGTCACCAACGACTACGGGAACGTCGCCCGGGTGGCCCGAGACGAGGGGGCCGACGGGCTGTCCGACCTCGAACTGACGATCGGACGGCCGGTCAAGGCGATGCTCGCACAGGCCGGCACCGTGACCGAGGCCCTCGAAGACTGGGAGACCGCAGCGGTCGAGTGGAAGTACGACGGCGCGCGGGTCCAGGTCCACGACGACGGCGAGACGGTCCGGCTGTTCTCTCGGAACATGGAGGACGTGACCGATCCGCTGCCGGAGGTGGTGTCGGCCGTCGAGGACGCCGTCGACGGTCCGGCCATCCTCGACGGCGAGGTCGTCGCGGTCGACGGCGACGGCGATCCGCTCCCCTTCCAGGAGGTCCTGCGACGCTTCCGGCGCAAACACGACGTGGCCCGTGCCAGCGAGACCGTCGGCGTTCGCCTGCACGCGTTCGACTGCCTCCACGCCGACGGTCGCGACCTGCTGGACGCCCCCCTCGTCGACCGACGGGACGCGCTCGACGCGGTGCTTGGCGACACCGACGCCGTCCGGTCGACGTTCTGGCTCGCAGACGACACCGAACGGATCGAGGACATCGCCGACGAGGCGCTGGCCGCCGGCCACGAAGGGATCATGCTGAAAGATCCCGACTCGACGTACTCCCCTGGCAAGCGGGGCAAACACTGGCGCAAGCGCAAGCCCGACGTGGAGACCCTCGACCTCGTCGTCACCGGTGCACAGTGGGGCGAGGGACGGCGAGCGACCTACCTGGGGACCTTCGAGCTGTCGGCCCGGACCGACGACGGCTACGCGCCCGTCGGCAACGTCGCGACCGGGATCACCGACGAACAGCTGGCGACGCTGACGGAACTGCTGGAGCCACACGTCACCCGGGAGACCGGCCAGCGCGTCGAGATCGAACCGGCCGTCGTCTTCGAGGTCGGCTACGAGGAGATCCAGCGCTCGTCGACCTACGAGTCGGGGTACGCGCTCCGGTTCCCGCGGTTCGTCGAGATCCGCTCGGACAAAGCCGTCGCGGACGGCGACACGCTCGAACGGGTCGAGCGGCTGGCCGCCCGGCAGGGGTGA
- a CDS encoding DNA topoisomerase VI subunit B translates to MTSYQSRLGEGEGIADELAESQRSISIAEFFEKNRQMLGFDSGAKALVTAVKEAVDNALDACEEAGITPDIYVEIQEAGDYYRLIVEDNGPGITREQIPNIFGKLLYGSRFHKREQNRGQQGIGISAAVLHSQKTSGKPAKITSRTEQHADAQYFELIVDTDANEPEISVEDTTTWERPHGTRIELEMEANMRARQQLHDYIKHTAVVNPHARIELVEPKEHLKYERTTDQLPDETEEIRPHPHGVELGTLLKMLESTDSYSVSGFMQGEFTRVGQKTSDDVIANFNDRHYGREMSWYGPQSHEDSVVPTGQRDGDGEAVEMDVARAVQQAVSNKGKDATAEFADAVASAVSEAGRVSHGRLEAIVDDHADRIEDDYEKTFGDTVREAAIEAAWSEITADRTPDVYELVDEVTTTRKDDAAVQGIAERIADKFDDGSNRVTYAALEDYVDRAAEMTEDMDDATFGETAREKIVDALWEVAARVSDDPPNVSEIADDRDTTSDLLEAMREADIIAPPTDCLAPITAELVEAGLKKEFDADFFAASTRDASVHGGDPFIVEAGIAYGGDIEHDQAQVMRFANRVPLVYQRGACATTDVVKSINWRNYGLDQPGGSGIPNDAAVVMVHIASTNVPFTSESKDAVANIPEIESEIELAIREAARELKSYLNKRRSMQKRRKKENKLATILPEMAEKLATVTGNERLDIDDSMARIMNNVLVEREVEGDTVRVVVENNDDTNADIDLTDIVTAEPQATNGANVVEMDGEWFVKWQTTVAAGDDAVLEYRIDGDAEFDIAVDGVEDEKLTVNA, encoded by the coding sequence ATGACCTCGTATCAGTCTCGCCTCGGGGAAGGAGAAGGGATCGCCGACGAGCTGGCCGAGAGCCAGCGATCCATCTCCATCGCCGAGTTCTTCGAGAAGAACAGGCAGATGCTCGGGTTCGACTCGGGGGCCAAGGCGCTCGTCACGGCCGTCAAGGAGGCGGTCGACAACGCGCTCGACGCCTGTGAGGAGGCCGGGATCACCCCCGACATCTACGTCGAAATTCAGGAAGCCGGAGACTACTACCGGCTCATCGTCGAAGACAACGGCCCCGGCATCACCCGAGAACAGATCCCCAACATCTTCGGGAAGCTGCTCTACGGCTCGCGCTTTCACAAGCGCGAGCAGAACCGGGGACAGCAGGGGATCGGTATCTCGGCGGCCGTCCTCCACTCCCAGAAGACCAGCGGCAAGCCGGCGAAGATCACCAGCCGAACCGAGCAGCACGCAGACGCCCAGTACTTCGAGCTGATCGTCGACACGGACGCCAACGAACCCGAGATCAGCGTCGAGGACACGACGACCTGGGAACGGCCCCACGGCACCCGCATCGAACTGGAGATGGAGGCGAACATGCGGGCCCGCCAGCAGCTCCACGACTACATCAAGCACACGGCGGTGGTCAACCCCCACGCCCGCATCGAACTCGTCGAGCCAAAGGAACACCTCAAGTACGAACGAACGACCGACCAGCTCCCAGACGAGACCGAGGAGATCCGTCCCCACCCCCACGGCGTCGAACTCGGCACGCTGCTGAAGATGCTGGAGTCGACCGACTCGTACTCCGTCTCCGGGTTCATGCAGGGCGAGTTCACCCGGGTGGGCCAGAAGACCAGCGACGACGTCATCGCGAACTTCAACGACCGCCACTACGGCCGCGAGATGTCGTGGTACGGGCCCCAGAGCCACGAGGACAGCGTTGTCCCGACGGGACAACGAGATGGAGACGGCGAAGCCGTCGAAATGGACGTCGCACGCGCGGTCCAGCAGGCCGTCTCGAACAAGGGCAAAGACGCCACCGCGGAGTTCGCCGACGCGGTCGCCAGCGCCGTCTCGGAGGCCGGTCGGGTCTCCCACGGTCGCCTCGAAGCGATCGTCGACGACCACGCCGACCGGATCGAGGACGACTACGAGAAGACCTTCGGCGACACCGTCCGCGAGGCCGCCATCGAGGCGGCGTGGAGCGAGATCACCGCCGATCGAACGCCGGACGTGTACGAACTCGTCGACGAGGTCACGACGACGCGAAAGGACGACGCCGCGGTGCAGGGCATCGCCGAGCGAATCGCGGACAAGTTCGACGACGGCTCCAACCGCGTCACGTACGCAGCGCTCGAAGACTACGTCGACCGCGCGGCCGAGATGACCGAGGACATGGACGACGCGACCTTCGGCGAGACCGCCCGCGAGAAGATCGTCGACGCCCTCTGGGAGGTCGCCGCGCGGGTCTCCGACGATCCGCCCAACGTCAGCGAGATCGCCGACGACCGGGACACCACCAGCGACCTGCTGGAGGCGATGCGCGAGGCCGACATCATCGCGCCGCCGACGGACTGTCTCGCGCCGATCACGGCCGAGCTCGTCGAGGCCGGGCTGAAAAAGGAGTTCGACGCGGACTTCTTCGCCGCCTCCACCCGGGACGCCTCCGTCCACGGCGGCGACCCGTTCATCGTCGAGGCCGGCATCGCCTACGGCGGCGACATCGAACACGATCAGGCGCAGGTGATGCGCTTTGCCAACCGCGTCCCGCTCGTGTATCAGCGCGGTGCGTGCGCGACGACCGACGTGGTCAAGTCCATCAACTGGCGCAACTACGGCCTCGACCAGCCGGGGGGTAGCGGCATCCCCAACGACGCCGCAGTCGTCATGGTCCACATCGCCTCGACGAACGTCCCCTTCACCAGCGAGTCCAAGGACGCCGTCGCCAACATCCCGGAGATCGAGTCCGAGATCGAGCTGGCGATCCGCGAGGCCGCACGGGAGCTAAAGAGCTACCTCAACAAGCGCCGGTCGATGCAAAAGCGCCGGAAGAAAGAGAACAAGCTCGCGACGATCCTCCCCGAGATGGCCGAGAAGCTCGCGACGGTGACGGGCAACGAGCGACTGGACATCGACGACTCGATGGCCCGCATCATGAACAACGTCCTCGTCGAGCGCGAGGTCGAAGGCGATACGGTCCGGGTCGTCGTCGAGAACAACGACGACACCAACGCCGACATCGACCTGACGGACATCGTCACGGCCGAACCGCAGGCCACGAACGGCGCGAACGTCGTCGAGATGGACGGCGAGTGGTTCGTCAAGTGGCAGACGACCGTCGCTGCCGGCGACGACGCAGTCCTGGAGTATCGGATCGACGGCGACGCCGAATTCGACATCGCGGTCGACGGCGTCGAAGACGAGAAACTGACGGTGAACGCGTAA